A portion of the Manihot esculenta cultivar AM560-2 chromosome 2, M.esculenta_v8, whole genome shotgun sequence genome contains these proteins:
- the LOC110605927 gene encoding thaumatin-like protein 1 isoform X2, which produces MPNSPMASAHLLIPLLFLTFLLLLSGAYSATFTITNKCSYQVWPGILSNAGTPQLPTTGFALQPGESSSVSMPASWSGRLWGRTLCTQDVTTGKFTCLTGDCGSSTIQCSGDGATPPATLAEFTLNGANGLDFYDVSLVDGYNLPMLIAPQGGTGGNCTVTGCGVELNNACPSELKVMDSENGESVACKSACDAFGEPQYCCSGAYANPNTCKPSSYSEFFKNVCPRAYSYAYDDGTSTFTCAGADYAITFCPSPSTRFFFKLRRSVVFYDGTILQF; this is translated from the exons ATGCCAAATTCTCCAATGGCCTCAGCTCACCTCCTCATTCCTCTGCTCTTCCTTACTTTCCTTCTCTTGTTATCAG GTGCATATTCGGCTACTTTTACAATCACAAACAAGTGCAGCTATCAAGTTTGGCCAGGTATTCTTTCAAACGCTGGAACTCCACAACTTCCCACCACAGGTTTCGCTCTTCAGCCCGGTGAATCAAGCTCCGTCTCCATGCCAGCCTCCTGGTCTGGCCGTTTATGGGGTCGAACTCTCTGCACCCAAGATGTCACCACTGGCAAATTTACTTGTCTGACTGGTGATTGTGGCTCATCCACTATCCAATGCTCCGGTGATGGCGCTACTCCTCCTGCCACCCTCGCAGAATTCACTCTTAATGGAGCTAACGGGCTTGACTTCTACGATGTCAGCCTTGTCGACGGATACAACCTGCCAATGCTAATAGCACCACAAGGCGGCACCGGAGGTAATTGTACGGTGACTGGCTGCGGTGTGGAGTTGAACAATGCATGCCCGTCGGAGCTGAAGGTAATGGACAGTGAAAACGGGGAGAGCGTGGCATGTAAAAGCGCATGCGATGCGTTTGGGGAGCCTCAATATTGCTGTAGTGGAGCGTACGCGAATCCGAATACGTGCAAGCCCAGCTCTTACTCGGAGTTCTTTAAGAATGTTTGCCCTCGAGCTTACAGCTATGCCTATGATGATGGAACCAGCACCTTCACCTGTGCCGGCGCCGACTATGCCATTACATTCTGTCCTTCCCCTTCTACCAG gtttttttttaagTTACGAAGGTCGGTAGTGTTTTATGATGGGACCATTCTCCAATTCTGA
- the LOC110605927 gene encoding thaumatin-like protein 1 isoform X1 gives MPNSPMASAHLLIPLLFLTFLLLLSGAYSATFTITNKCSYQVWPGILSNAGTPQLPTTGFALQPGESSSVSMPASWSGRLWGRTLCTQDVTTGKFTCLTGDCGSSTIQCSGDGATPPATLAEFTLNGANGLDFYDVSLVDGYNLPMLIAPQGGTGGNCTVTGCGVELNNACPSELKVMDSENGESVACKSACDAFGEPQYCCSGAYANPNTCKPSSYSEFFKNVCPRAYSYAYDDGTSTFTCAGADYAITFCPSPSTSLKSANGQYPEAVQVSGGTHRTSPYLFSGAITIMAAIWRLWQLLY, from the exons ATGCCAAATTCTCCAATGGCCTCAGCTCACCTCCTCATTCCTCTGCTCTTCCTTACTTTCCTTCTCTTGTTATCAG GTGCATATTCGGCTACTTTTACAATCACAAACAAGTGCAGCTATCAAGTTTGGCCAGGTATTCTTTCAAACGCTGGAACTCCACAACTTCCCACCACAGGTTTCGCTCTTCAGCCCGGTGAATCAAGCTCCGTCTCCATGCCAGCCTCCTGGTCTGGCCGTTTATGGGGTCGAACTCTCTGCACCCAAGATGTCACCACTGGCAAATTTACTTGTCTGACTGGTGATTGTGGCTCATCCACTATCCAATGCTCCGGTGATGGCGCTACTCCTCCTGCCACCCTCGCAGAATTCACTCTTAATGGAGCTAACGGGCTTGACTTCTACGATGTCAGCCTTGTCGACGGATACAACCTGCCAATGCTAATAGCACCACAAGGCGGCACCGGAGGTAATTGTACGGTGACTGGCTGCGGTGTGGAGTTGAACAATGCATGCCCGTCGGAGCTGAAGGTAATGGACAGTGAAAACGGGGAGAGCGTGGCATGTAAAAGCGCATGCGATGCGTTTGGGGAGCCTCAATATTGCTGTAGTGGAGCGTACGCGAATCCGAATACGTGCAAGCCCAGCTCTTACTCGGAGTTCTTTAAGAATGTTTGCCCTCGAGCTTACAGCTATGCCTATGATGATGGAACCAGCACCTTCACCTGTGCCGGCGCCGACTATGCCATTACATTCTGTCCTTCCCCTTCTACCAG TCTGAAATCGGCAAATGGACAGTATCCAGAAGCGGTGCAAGTCTCAGGCGGCACTCATAGGACGTCACCCTATCTGTTTAGCGGGGCCATCACCATTATGGCGGCAATTTGGCGTTTGTGGCAGCTGCTCTATTGA
- the LOC110609155 gene encoding ferredoxin--NADP reductase, leaf isozyme, chloroplastic has translation MAAAVTAAVSFPSSKSTSLSSRTSIVAPDRIAFNKVSVYYKDVSSGGRVVSIRAQVTTEAPAKVKKESKKMEEGVVVNKFKPKNPYIGRCLLNTKITGDDAPGETWHMVFSTEGEVPYREGQSIGVIPDGIDKNGKPHKLRLYSIASSALGDFGDSKTVSLCVKRLVYVNENGETVKGVCSNFLCDLKPGSEVKITGPVGKEMLMPKDPNATIVMLATGTGIAPFRSFLWKMFFEKHEDYKFTGLAWLFLGVPTSSSLLYKEEFEKMKEKAPDNFRLDFAVSREQTNEKGEKMYIQTRMAQYAEELWELLKKDNTYVYMCGLKGMEKGIDDIMVSLAAKDGIDWLEYKRSLKKAEQWNVEVY, from the exons ATGGCCGCTGCAGTTACTGCTGCAGTCTCTTTTCCCTCCTCCAAGTCCACCTCTCTCTCTTCCAGAACCTCTATCGTAGCTCCAGATAGAATCGCCTTTAACAAG GTGTCTGTTTATTACAAAGATGTTTCTTCTGGTGGGAGAGTGGTTTCGATCAGAGCCCAGGTCACTACTGAGGCTCCTGCTAAGGTTAAGAAGGAATCCAAGAAAATGGAGGAAGGCGTGGTTGTTAACAAGTTCAAGCCTAAAAACCCTTATATTGGTAGATGCCTTTTGAATACTAAGATCACTGGTGACGATGCTCCTGGAGAAACTTGGCACATGGTCTTCTCCACTGAGG GAGAGGTTCCCTATAGAGAAGGGCAATCTATTGGCGTTATTCCAGATGGTATTGACAAGAATGGGAAGCCTCACAAGCTTAGATTGTATTCAATTGCCAGCAGTGCTCTTGGCGACTTTGGGGACTCCAAAACT GTTTCTCTATGCGTGAAGAGGCTTGTGTACGTGAATGAAAATGGAGAAACTGTAAAAGGAGTCTGCTCAAATTTTTTGT GTGACTTGAAACCAGGATCTGAAGTGAAGATTACAGGACCAGTTGGAAAAGAAATGCTCATGCCAAAAGATCCCAATGCTACAATCGTTATG CTTGCAACTGGAACTGGTATTGCGCCATTCCGATCATTCTTGTGGAAAATGTTCTTTGAGAAGCATGAGGATTATAAG TTCACTGGTTTGGCATGGCTCTTCTTGGGGGTGCCCACAAGCAGCTCTTTACTGTACAAGGAG GAATTCGAGAAAATGAAGGAGAAGGCCCCTGACAACTTCAGGCTTGACTTTGCGGTGAGCAGAGAGCAAACAAATGAGAAAGGAGAAAAGATGTATATTCAAACTCGCATGGCACAATATGCAGAAGAGCTATGGGAGTTACTAAAGAAAGATAACACCTACGTCTATATGTGCGGATTGAAAGGGATGGAAAAGGGAATTGACGACATAATGGTGTCACTGGCAGCTAAAGACG GCATTGATTGGTTGGAGTACAAGAGGTCATTGAAGAAAGCAGAACAATGGAATGTGGAAGTCTACTAA
- the LOC110609156 gene encoding cold shock protein 1, with product MAQSMAEEQTSVRSTGRVVRFSDRKGFGFIKPDDGGEDLFVHHTAIKSDGGYRSLAEDDIVEFTVSLSADKYQAINVTAPGGGPIQAAAKRGDASAKRGGFGGSWNRRNNGGYSAGGGAGSGGAGCYNCGSSGHIARDCNNRGSDNNNGCFKCGNSGHFARDCPRSNNGGGGGSGGGNGACFSCGGYGHLARDCHGNAGACYNCGGYGHLARDCTSARGGGRLGGSSGGGCFNCGKEGHFARECPNNS from the coding sequence ATGGCTCAATCAATGGCCGAGGAGCAGACGTCGGTGAGATCTACTGGCAGGGTCGTCAGGTTCAGTGATAGGAAGGGTTTTGGCTTCATCAAGCCCGATGATGGTGGCGAAGATCTCTTCGTCCATCACACTGCTATTAAATCCGACGGCGGTTATCGCTCTCTTGCTGAGGACGATATAGTTGAATTCActgtctctctctctgctgataAGTACCAAGCGATTAACGTCACTGCCCCTGGTGGTGGTCCCATTCAAGCGGCTGCCAAGAGAGGGGATGCTTCAGCCAAACGTGGCGGATTCGGAGGTTCTTGGAATAGGAGGAACAACGGCGGTTATAGTGCTGGTGGTGGAGCCGGTTCCGGTGGTGCAGGTTGTTATAACTGTGGGAGCTCTGGTCATATTGCTAGGGATTGTAATAATCGAGGCAGTGATAATAATAATGGTTGTTTTAAGTGTGGGAATTCGGGACATTTTGCAAGGGACTGTCCACGATCGAATAATGGTGGTGGGGGTGGCAGTGGCGGCGGCAACGGTGCTTGCTTTAGCTGCGGAGGTTACGGTCACTTGGCTAGAGATTGTCATGGTAATGCCGGGGCCTGCTATAACTGTGGGGGTTATGGCCACTTGGCTAGAGATTGTACAAGTGCTAGGGGAGGTGGCAGACTTGGCGGCAGCAGTGGTGGTGGATGCTTCAATTGTGGgaaggaagggcattttgcaaGGGAGTGCCCTAACAACTCGTGA